A single genomic interval of Anthonomus grandis grandis chromosome 17, icAntGran1.3, whole genome shotgun sequence harbors:
- the LOC126746154 gene encoding DDB1- and CUL4-associated factor 7 yields the protein MAHTGTVPGKRKEIYKYVAPWPLYSMNWSVRPDKRFRLALGSFVEEYNNKVQIVSLDEESSEFVAKNTFEHPYPTTKIMWIPDSKGIFPDLLATSGDYLRVWRASEPDTRLECVLNNNKNSDFCAPLTSFDWNEVDPNLVGTSSIDTTCTIWGLETGQVMGRVNVSGHVKTQLIAHDKEVYDIAFSRAGGGRDMFASVGADGSVRMFDLRHLEHSTIIYEDPGHTPLLRLAWNKQDPNYLATIAMDSCEVIILDVRVPCTPVARLNNHRACVNGIAWAPHSSCHICTAGDDHQALIWDIQQMPRAIEDPILAYTAAEGEVNQIQWGATQPDWIAICYNKSLEILRV from the exons ATGGCCCACACGGGTACAGTTCCGGGAAAACGGAAAGAAATCTACAAATACGTGGCCCCGTGGCCTTTATACAGCATGAACTGGTCCGTACGTCCAGACAAACGGTTCCGTTTGGCCTTGGGCAGTTTCGTCGAAGAGTACAACAATAAAGTGCAAATCGTGTCTTTGGACGAAGAGAGCAGTGAGTTTGTCGCCAAGAACACCTTCGAGCATCCCTATCCTACGACGAAAATCATGTGGATCCCTGATAGTAAAGGGATTTTTCCAGATTTATTGGCTACAAG CGGGGACTATTTGAGGGTCTGGCGAGCCTCGGAACCAGACACCCGACTCGAATGCGTcctaaacaacaataaaaactcCGATTTTTGTGCCCCATTGACCAGTTTCGATTGGAACGAAGTGGATCCCAATTTGGTGGGCACATCGTCCATCGACACCACTTGCACCATATGGGGCCTGGAAACTGGGCAGGTTATGGGCAGGGTAAATGTCTCGGGGCATGTGAAAACTCAATTGATTGCTCACGATAAGGAAGTTTACGATATAGCGTTCTCGAGGGCTGGGGGTGGACGGGATATGTTCGCTTCGGTAGGGGCAGATGGTTCGGTCAGGATGTTTGATTTGAGGCATTTGGAACATTCGACTATTATTTATGAGGATCCCGGGCATACGCCTTTGTTgag aCTGGCCTGGAACAAACAGGACCCCAACTATTTGGCCACCATAGCGATGGACTCTTGCGAGGTGATAATTTTAGATGTTCGGGTGCCCTGTACCCCCGTCGCTCGCTTAAATAACCATCGGGCCTGTGTCAACGGGATCGCGTGGGCCCCACACTCGAGCTGTCACATTTGCACCGCCG GTGACGATCATCAGGCCTTGATATGGGACATTCAGCAGATGCCCAGGGCCATCGAGGACCCCATTTTGGCCTACACGGCGGCCGAGGGCGAAGTGAACCAGATCCAGTGGGGGGCCACTCAACCCGACTGGATCGCCATCTGTTATAATAAGTCTTTGGAGATTTTGAGGGTGTAA
- the LOC126746291 gene encoding methionine--tRNA ligase, mitochondrial, giving the protein MCAKSLIFTRKYSVATKTVSFFTTPIYYVNAKPHIGHLYSSLIADASQRWQKLKSHNQKIIFSTGTDEHGTKIQRAAKMHKTTLNGYCDAISREYRDLADNFSVEYSDFIRTSEVRHKSTVQAFWEKLASKGLIYKSTYQGYYCVSDETFLSESQLKEVEQDGRKLLVSTESGHPVEWSEEANYIFKLSSFREDLVYWLKQNERAVIPQKFHKILLDLINSGDALKDISVSRPSSRVHWGIPVPNDPDQTVYVWLDALVNYLTAAGYTHSSKEDFNKVWPPDLQVIGKDILKFHGVYWPAFLMAADLEPPRCILCHSHWTVDDEKMSKSKRNVVNPMEKGEVYTRDGLRYFLLREGVNHSDGNYNDTKVLRLLNAELADTLGNLLSRCCGKSLNPNQEFPRINFDKISRLDVTKQLIKHLENLPNVCAAHYDDYNFYKCADAIVATLHSANLFFESLKPWELKKSPETKEDLDAALHLAMECLRVCGILLQPLTPNISEALLDKLSVLRSERTFEDSRRFSWENREFSGRKLGAGSAVLFKRIVLAEEKIKKAQKG; this is encoded by the exons ATGTGTGcgaaaagtttaattttcacTAGAAAATATAGTGTAGCGACTAAAACAGTTTCCTTCTTTACTACCCCGATTTATTATGTGAACGCCA AGCCCCATATTGGCCACCTCTACAGTTCCTTGATAGCTGATGCTTCACAGAGATGGCAAAAACTAAAAAGCCATAaccaaaaaatcatattttccaCTGGTACTGATGAGCATGGCACCAAGATTCAGCGGGCAGCCAAGATGCATAAGACAACCTTAAACGGGTACTGTGACGCCATTTCTAGGGAATATAGGGATTTGGCAGATAATTTTAGTGTGGAATATAGCGATTTTATTAGGACTAGTGAGGTTAGGCACAAGAGTACTGTGCAAGCGTTTTGG gaaaaattagcTAGTAAGGGCCTAATATACAAGTCAACTTATCAAGGGTACTATTGCGTCTCAGACGAGACTTTTTTAAGCGAGTCACAGCTTAAGGAAGTCGAACAAGATGGACGAAAACTGTTGGTTTCCACTGAAAGTGGGCACCCAGTAGAGTGGAGTGAGGAggcaaattatattttcaaattgagCAGTTTTAGAGAGGATTTAGTTTATTGGTTAAAGCAAAATG AAAGAGCAGTGATTCCTCAAAAATTCCATAAAATCCTGCTGGACCTCATTAACTCTGGTGATGCCTTGAAGGACATCTCAGTGTCCCGTCCATCATCCAGGGTCCATTGGGGCATCCCGGTGCCAAATGATCCGGATCAAACAGTTTATGTTTGGCTAGATGCTTTGGTGAATTACCTTACAGCGGCTGGGTACACTCACAGTAGTAAGGAGGATTTTAATAAAGTGTGGCCTCCTGATTTACAAGTAATCGgcaaagatattttaaa attTCATGGAGTTTATTGGCCAGCTTTTCTTATGGCTGCCGATCTGGAGCCTCCTCGCTGCATTCTGTGTCACTCCCACTGGACTGTCGATGatgaaaaaatgtcaaaatccAAAAGAAACGTGGTGAATCCAATGGAAAAGGGAGAAGTGTACACCAGGGATGGGCTTAGGTACTTTTTGTTGCGTGAGGGGGTGAACCATAGCGACGGAA ATTATAATGACACCAAGGTCTTGAGACTGTTAAATGCTGAATTGGCCGACACCTTAGGCAACTTATTGAGCAGATGCTGCGGAAAATCTCTGAATCCCAACCAAGAATTCCCGCGAATAAATTTCGATAAGATTTCCAGGTTAGATGTCACCAAACAGCTTATTAAACATCTGGAAAATTTGCCTA ATGTTTGCGCCGCCCACTATGACGATTACAATTTCTACAAATGCGCCGACGCGATCGTGGCCACCCTGCACTCGGCCAACTTGTTTTTCGAATCTCTAAAACCGTGGGAACTAAAAAAGAGTCCGGAAACAAAAGAGGATCTCGACGCGGCGTTGCACTTGGCCATGGAATGTTTGAGGGTCTGCGGCATCTTGTTGCAACCCCTCACTCCGAATATCAGCGAGGCTTTACTGGATAAATTGAGTGTTTTGAGGAGCGAGAGGACGTTCGAGGATTCCAGGAGGTTTTCTTGGGAAAATCGGGAGTTTTCTGGAAGGAAATTGGGGGCGGGGTCGGCGGTTTTGTTTAAGAGGATTGTATTAGCTgaggagaaaataaaaaaggctcaaaagggttaa
- the LOC126746292 gene encoding L-asparaginase-like: MSDPAELRKVLVFYTGGTIGMKRNDHGVLVPASDVFVKKIRSCPELHDPELAEAYCVREHELITKIPSCPGPITYQVREYHPLLDSSNVSPREWVIIAKNIQENYNEFDGFVVLNGTDTLAYTSSILSFMFKNLAKPVVITGAQISIFEDPSDAKMNILSSLTFAGCSDIPEVCVYFGSKLMRGNRVRKVHTSQLDAFESLNYPVLAETGMHSRIHRGNTLQKSERGPLIIHNKLCEAVGVLFIFPTLTRTQLLSFLEPTLEGVVLVTYGSGNIPSHRQDLLDVLRNAVGRGIVVVNVTQCARGPVSVSYETGRCLQEIGVVSGHDITIEAAYAKLVVVCGMVRTSEERTELMKQVLRGEMTLL, from the exons ATGTCTGACCCAGCGGAGTTGCGAAAAGTGCTGGTTTTCTACACCGGAGGCACCATTGGCATGAAAAGAAACGACCATGGAG TATTGGTACCGGCTTCGGACGTGTTCGTCAAAAAAATCCGTTCGTGTCCCGAGCTACACGACCCGGAACTAGCCGAAGCTTATTGCGTAAGAGAGCACGAACTAATCACGAA AATACCCAGTTGCCCCGGACCGATAACTTATCAAGTGAGAGAGTACCATCCGTTGTTGGACTCGAGCAACGTCAGCCCTAGGGAGTGGGTTATTATTGCCAAAAATATACAA gaaaattaCAATGAATTCGATGGTTTCGTGGTGTTGAATGGCACCGACACCCTGGCCTACACCTCCTCGATCCTCTCGTTCATGTTCAAGAACTTGGCTAAGCCAGTGGTGATCACCGGGGCACAA ATCTCGATTTTTGAGGATCCCAGCGATGCCAAGATGAACATCTTGTCCTCTTTGACCTTCGCTGGATGCTCGGATATACCCGAGGTGTGCGTTTACTTTGGGAGTAAATTGATGAGAGGTAACCGGGTGCGGAAAGTTCACACTTCGCAGTTGGACGCGTTCGAGTCCCTTAATTATCCCGTATTGGCCGAGACTGGCATGCATAGCCGCA TTCATCGCGGTAACACCTTACAGAAATCCGAACGAGGTCCTCTAATCATCCATAACAAGTTATGCGAAGCAGTTGGagttttattcatatttccCACGCTAACACGTACCCAG CTGCTGTCATTCTTGGAACCGACCTTGGAGGGTGTGGTCCTAGTAACCTACGGCTCAGGTAACATCCCCTCGCACCGCCAAGACCTCTTGGACGTGCTACGTAACGCCGTGGGAAGAGGAATCGTCGTTGTGAATGTGACTCAGTGTGCCCGAGGGCCCGTTAGTGTCAGTTATGAAACCGGAAGA tGTTTACAAGAAATTGGAGTCGTATCTGGGCATGATATCACTATAGAGGCCGCTTATGCTAAATTAGTGGTCGTGTGTGGTATGGTGAGGACCTCTGAGGAACGCACTGAG cTTATGAAGCAAGTTCTACGAGGCGAAATGACCCTTCTGTAA
- the LOC126746293 gene encoding glycoprotein-N-acetylgalactosamine 3-beta-galactosyltransferase 1-like: protein MAHFYERISFVVGLAIGVVLAFHFRPTVVINEPSSTYKTWFSQQNLTRKSVNWDTIRYTNAAFVTESAFLHNKIKILCIILVKSERNFVSASATWAKGCNRVKAIYLESNRKQMPRKVDKRKSSWFLLCNNLLEENQFDWTLIVQDTSFVIMENLRFYVAPLDKDDKHYLGHAVKFWSTIYNSKEPGYVLSRGTIKAFNKFMTREKCEENRYWNKEDYYLGQYLANLNVTVGPTYDDKGLTTFYPYSWYQVFFPGGNYYRNAIYRVKCCSKRSIAFKAIDGDKMYFYNYILYNLQIFTGGDNGNVPFKDGTPVDLVWKSFVQGQNVSVKDQIGADQYYKLWEGLVNDPDSFAKNMKKEHSFDYD from the exons atgGCCCATTTCTATGAAAGAATCAGTTTTGTAGTGGGCCTCGCTATAGGCGTGGTCCTAGCATTCCATTTTCGACCCACTGTGGTGATAAACGAACCCTCCTCCACATACAAAACCTGGTTTTCCCAACAAAACTTAACAAGGAAATCGGTTAATTGGGACACTATAAGGTACACAAATGCAGCATTTGTCACCGAATCAGCttttttacacaataaaatcaaaattctttGTATTATATTGGTGAAATCTGAGAGGAATTTTGTGTCGGCTAGTGCCACTTGGGCCAAAGGTTGTAACCGAGTTAAAGCGATTTACTTAGAAAGCAATCGTAAGCAAATGCCTCGAAAGGTGGACAAAAGAAAGTCCTCATGgtttttattatgtaataatcTACTCGAGGAAAACCAGTTTGATTGGACTTTAATAGTGCAAGACACCAGCTTCGTTATTATGGAGAACTTAAGGTTTTATGTGGCCCCACTCGATAAAGACGACAAACATTATTTGGGGCATGCGGTCAAGTTTTGGAGCACTATTTACAATAGTAAGGAGCCCGGGTACGTACTTAGCCGAGGGACTATTAAGGCTTTCAATAAATTCATGACTCGAGAAAAGTGTGAAGAGAACCGCTACTGGAATAAAGAAGATTATTATTTGG GGCAGTACTTGGCCAATTTAAATGTAACCGTTGGACCAACCTATGACGATAAAGGCCTGACGACCTTTTACCCATACAGTTGGTACCAAGTGTTCTTTCCGGGGGGGAATTATTATCGGAATGCCATCTATAGGGTCAAATGTTGTAGTAAAAGGTCAATCGCTTTTAAG GCTATCGATGGtgataaaatgtatttttacaactacatcttatataatttacaaatcTTCACTGGTGGGGACAATGGTAATGTCCCATTTAAAGATGGAACTCCAGTGGATTTG GTGTGGAAGTCGTTCGTGCAAGGCCAAAATGTGTCTGTCAAGGATCAAATTGGTGCAGATCAGTATTATAAATTATGGGAGGGTCTCGTAAACGATCCGGATTCTTTTgcgaaaaatatgaaaaaagaacATTCCTTTGATTATGATTAA
- the LOC126746290 gene encoding uncharacterized protein LOC126746290 isoform X2 — protein MSLLTTIFCLLSISTTSKAFLKDYKSIDICSLFNSRKVYVEYGTSGDLLANYTNHGATDSTKQCSIALITCPSCVIHLKFKYLNVSRACGKSTTLVARCQCEYVQLHEPPFDDVSSEQFCGKFVQNNVTQLSYYSKTRFVTVDFAFLGDYGHGFTLEFFAKRNQIVFDGYPTVRKLNYANQTLTTPYFPGVYPSDLSAEYVIDCHSEQPCQISLIFTDFLIADSTILEFFDWNGQRLYVISGNIFRPPIIKTSGPRLILKFYANGDSNLGFKAIYSFTFADDSDDTIPNIDCGGQVNNLGGGIAMMEMVTEGIRFYDCIWIVKTPCNFLHRKTHLYVKVVNFTDFAGRTDLILRQGITSQDPVVETLKYPVSHLNTIKTQEHVTLIQEGFYITLKGLFKPQSKVIIVYTAFNYKDCFSGLDFLCQNGRCISALLNCDGFDNCGDNSDEPDECSQDPKDHREFSKVPNFLFPKTTPYADLTAATFIFLLCTFVGIIFAMALLLYRVNVRARHQRQIQDHIDTIHAILEEGVSDMEEEIIIPDEPPDYEPPPEYSDVLRCLKRMTYCGKRSNKQMKVSISNDQALAGTSRSCQTSPVRMPESPPPAYDSSNGGESSKAVESFSFDVNDNDLEGKISCFPTKMFIELGTSLRENIRKCIFTKNAMVKRASFADDSAAIKYYSDSELNLSRRDVRRIKKRSFSTNDLLGHKL, from the exons ATGTCTCTTCTTACAACCATTTTCTGCTTACTCTCAATATCCACTACTTCCAAGGCATTTTTGAAAGACTACAAGTCCATAGACATATGCAGTTTATTTAATTCCCGAAAGGTCTACGTCGAATATGGCACCTCAGGGGATTTATTGGCCAATTATACGAATCACGGAGCTACTGACAGTACAAAACAATGCAGTATAGCACTGATAACATGCCCTTCATGCGTCATACATCTAAAGTTCAA atacttGAATGTGTCGAGGGCGTGCGGCAAGTCTACAACACTTGTCGCACGCTGCCAATGCGAGTATGTTCAACTGCACGAACCCCCCTTTGATGACGTCTCCTCGGAACAGTTCTGTGGCAAGTTTGTCCAGAACAATGTGACCCAGTTGAGTTATTATTCGAAAACTCGGTTTGTTACTGTGGATTTTGCGTTCTTGGGGGACTACGGTCACGGGTTTACTTTGGAGTTTTTTGCTAAAC GTAACCAAATAGTCTTTGATGGTTATCCTACCGTGAGGAAACTGAATTATGCTAATCAAACTTTAACTACTCCATACTTTCCTGGTGTGTATCCCTCTGATCTGAGCGCAGAATACGTTATAGACTGCCATTCTGAGCAACCGTGTCAAATCAGTTTGATTTTTACCGACTTTTTAATAGCCGACTCCACTATCTTGGAG tTTTTTGACTGGAACGGACAACGTCTCTACGTCATTTCTGGAAACATCTTCCGACCCCCGATCATTAAAACTTCCGGTCCCAGGTTGATCCTCAAATTTTATGCAAACGGTGACTCCAATTTGGGTTTTAAAGCCATTTACTCGTTCACGTTTGCAGATGATTCTGATGACACTATACCCAATATAG ATTGTGGAGGTCAAGTGAATAATTTGGGAGGTGGTATCGCCATGATGGAAATGGTGACCGAAGGAATCAGGTTTTACGATTGTATTTGGATAGTGAAGACCCCCTGTAACTTTTTGCATAGGAAGACGCATTTGTACGTTAAAGTGGTGAATTTTACCGATTTTG CTGGTAGAACGGACCTGATCCTTCGCCAAGGAATAACCTCCCAAGACCCCGTAGTGGAAACCTTGAAATACCCAGTAAGTCACTTGAACACCATCAAAACCCAAGAGCACGTCACCCTTATTCAAGAAGGCTTCTACATAACCTTGAAGGGCCTTTTCAAGCCTCAATCCAAGGTTATCATTGTCTATACAGCCTTCAATTATAAAG ATTGTTTCTCTGGTCTGGACTTTCTGTGCCAAAACGGTCGGTGCATTTCGGCCCTTTTAAATTGCGACGGTTTCGACAATTGCGGCGATAACAGCGACGAACCGGACGAGTGTTCTCAAG aTCCGAAAGATCATCGGGAATTTTCTAAAGTTCCAAACTTCTTGTTCCCGAAGACGACTCCTTATGCCGACCTGACCGCTGCCACGTTCATCTTCCTGCTGTGCACTTTTG TAGGGATCATATTTGCCATGGCTCTGCTACTTTATAGAGTGAACGTCAGGGCGAGACACCAGAGGCAAATTCAGGACCATATTGACACCATCCATGCCATTTTag AGGAAGGCGTAAGCGACATGGAGGAAGAGATAATTATCCCAGATGAGCCTCCGGACTATGAACCCCCACCTGAATACTCTGACGTACTCAGATGCTTGAAACGGATGACTTACTGCGGAAAAAGATCCAA caaACAAATGAAAGTTTCGATTAGTAATGACCAAGCGTTGGCGGGAACTAGTCGTAGCTGTCAGACGTCACCTGTCAGAATGCCAGAGTCGCCGCCCCCCGCTTACGACTCGTCCAATGGTGGAGAGTCGAGCAAAGCGGTTGAGTCGTTTTCGTTTGACGTTAATGACAATG acCTTGAGGGAAAAATTTCCTGCTTTCCCACGAAAATGTTCATCGAATTAGGTACGTCATTAAGAGAAAACAtcagaaaatgtattttcaccaaaaatgcGATGGTGAAAAGGGCGAGTTTTGCAGACGATAGTGCGGCAATAAAGTACTACTCTGATTCTGAACTGAATTTGAGTCGACGTGACGTAAGGAGGATTAAGAAAAGGAGTTTTTCTACGAACGATTTGTTAGGGCATAAGTTGTGA
- the LOC126746290 gene encoding uncharacterized protein LOC126746290 isoform X1 gives MSLLTTIFCLLSISTTSKAFLKDYKSIDICSLFNSRKVYVEYGTSGDLLANYTNHGATDSTKQCSIALITCPSCVIHLKFKYLNVSRACGKSTTLVARCQCEYVQLHEPPFDDVSSEQFCGKFVQNNVTQLSYYSKTRFVTVDFAFLGDYGHGFTLEFFAKRNQIVFDGYPTVRKLNYANQTLTTPYFPGVYPSDLSAEYVIDCHSEQPCQISLIFTDFLIADSTILEFFDWNGQRLYVISGNIFRPPIIKTSGPRLILKFYANGDSNLGFKAIYSFTFADDSDDTIPNIDCGGQVNNLGGGIAMMEMVTEGIRFYDCIWIVKTPCNFLHRKTHLYVKVVNFTDFAGRTDLILRQGITSQDPVVETLKYPVSHLNTIKTQEHVTLIQEGFYITLKGLFKPQSKVIIVYTAFNYKDCFSGLDFLCQNGRCISALLNCDGFDNCGDNSDEPDECSQDPKDHREFSKVPNFLFPKTTPYADLTAATFIFLLCTFGLVGIIFAMALLLYRVNVRARHQRQIQDHIDTIHAILEEGVSDMEEEIIIPDEPPDYEPPPEYSDVLRCLKRMTYCGKRSNKQMKVSISNDQALAGTSRSCQTSPVRMPESPPPAYDSSNGGESSKAVESFSFDVNDNDLEGKISCFPTKMFIELGTSLRENIRKCIFTKNAMVKRASFADDSAAIKYYSDSELNLSRRDVRRIKKRSFSTNDLLGHKL, from the exons ATGTCTCTTCTTACAACCATTTTCTGCTTACTCTCAATATCCACTACTTCCAAGGCATTTTTGAAAGACTACAAGTCCATAGACATATGCAGTTTATTTAATTCCCGAAAGGTCTACGTCGAATATGGCACCTCAGGGGATTTATTGGCCAATTATACGAATCACGGAGCTACTGACAGTACAAAACAATGCAGTATAGCACTGATAACATGCCCTTCATGCGTCATACATCTAAAGTTCAA atacttGAATGTGTCGAGGGCGTGCGGCAAGTCTACAACACTTGTCGCACGCTGCCAATGCGAGTATGTTCAACTGCACGAACCCCCCTTTGATGACGTCTCCTCGGAACAGTTCTGTGGCAAGTTTGTCCAGAACAATGTGACCCAGTTGAGTTATTATTCGAAAACTCGGTTTGTTACTGTGGATTTTGCGTTCTTGGGGGACTACGGTCACGGGTTTACTTTGGAGTTTTTTGCTAAAC GTAACCAAATAGTCTTTGATGGTTATCCTACCGTGAGGAAACTGAATTATGCTAATCAAACTTTAACTACTCCATACTTTCCTGGTGTGTATCCCTCTGATCTGAGCGCAGAATACGTTATAGACTGCCATTCTGAGCAACCGTGTCAAATCAGTTTGATTTTTACCGACTTTTTAATAGCCGACTCCACTATCTTGGAG tTTTTTGACTGGAACGGACAACGTCTCTACGTCATTTCTGGAAACATCTTCCGACCCCCGATCATTAAAACTTCCGGTCCCAGGTTGATCCTCAAATTTTATGCAAACGGTGACTCCAATTTGGGTTTTAAAGCCATTTACTCGTTCACGTTTGCAGATGATTCTGATGACACTATACCCAATATAG ATTGTGGAGGTCAAGTGAATAATTTGGGAGGTGGTATCGCCATGATGGAAATGGTGACCGAAGGAATCAGGTTTTACGATTGTATTTGGATAGTGAAGACCCCCTGTAACTTTTTGCATAGGAAGACGCATTTGTACGTTAAAGTGGTGAATTTTACCGATTTTG CTGGTAGAACGGACCTGATCCTTCGCCAAGGAATAACCTCCCAAGACCCCGTAGTGGAAACCTTGAAATACCCAGTAAGTCACTTGAACACCATCAAAACCCAAGAGCACGTCACCCTTATTCAAGAAGGCTTCTACATAACCTTGAAGGGCCTTTTCAAGCCTCAATCCAAGGTTATCATTGTCTATACAGCCTTCAATTATAAAG ATTGTTTCTCTGGTCTGGACTTTCTGTGCCAAAACGGTCGGTGCATTTCGGCCCTTTTAAATTGCGACGGTTTCGACAATTGCGGCGATAACAGCGACGAACCGGACGAGTGTTCTCAAG aTCCGAAAGATCATCGGGAATTTTCTAAAGTTCCAAACTTCTTGTTCCCGAAGACGACTCCTTATGCCGACCTGACCGCTGCCACGTTCATCTTCCTGCTGTGCACTTTTG GTTTAGTAGGGATCATATTTGCCATGGCTCTGCTACTTTATAGAGTGAACGTCAGGGCGAGACACCAGAGGCAAATTCAGGACCATATTGACACCATCCATGCCATTTTag AGGAAGGCGTAAGCGACATGGAGGAAGAGATAATTATCCCAGATGAGCCTCCGGACTATGAACCCCCACCTGAATACTCTGACGTACTCAGATGCTTGAAACGGATGACTTACTGCGGAAAAAGATCCAA caaACAAATGAAAGTTTCGATTAGTAATGACCAAGCGTTGGCGGGAACTAGTCGTAGCTGTCAGACGTCACCTGTCAGAATGCCAGAGTCGCCGCCCCCCGCTTACGACTCGTCCAATGGTGGAGAGTCGAGCAAAGCGGTTGAGTCGTTTTCGTTTGACGTTAATGACAATG acCTTGAGGGAAAAATTTCCTGCTTTCCCACGAAAATGTTCATCGAATTAGGTACGTCATTAAGAGAAAACAtcagaaaatgtattttcaccaaaaatgcGATGGTGAAAAGGGCGAGTTTTGCAGACGATAGTGCGGCAATAAAGTACTACTCTGATTCTGAACTGAATTTGAGTCGACGTGACGTAAGGAGGATTAAGAAAAGGAGTTTTTCTACGAACGATTTGTTAGGGCATAAGTTGTGA